One stretch of Shewanella sp. Arc9-LZ DNA includes these proteins:
- the purD gene encoding phosphoribosylamine--glycine ligase, which translates to MQVLIIGGGGREHALAWKAAQSAQVTKVFVAPGNAGTSLEPKLENVAIDVEQIDALVAFAKDNAIAITIVGPEVPLSLGVVDAFNAAGLAIFGPTKGAAQLESSKAFTKDFLARHNIPTADYSNFTEIAPAKAYAAILTAKTGFPVVIKADGLAAGKGVIIAADQAEADAAIDDMLAGNKFGDAGSRVVIEEFLKGEEASFIVMVDGKNILAMATSQDHKARDNADQGPNTGGMGAYSPAPVVTQAVHDWTIANVIRPTVDGMAAEGNVYTGFLYAGLMISPDGSAKVLEYNCRFGDPETQPIMMRLQSDIVELCLAATRGELDKVTAEFDPRAAVGVVMAAGGYPDAYNKGDVIDGLTLGDTNGKVFHAGTSMKDGHVVTNGGRVLCATALGNTVTEAQQSAYALVDAIHWDDVYFRTDIAYRAIAREQAKS; encoded by the coding sequence ATGCAGGTACTTATAATTGGTGGTGGCGGTCGTGAACATGCTCTAGCTTGGAAAGCGGCTCAGTCTGCTCAAGTAACAAAAGTGTTTGTTGCACCCGGTAATGCTGGTACGTCTTTAGAACCTAAGTTAGAAAACGTTGCTATTGATGTCGAACAAATTGACGCACTTGTCGCCTTTGCCAAAGATAACGCCATAGCGATAACCATCGTCGGCCCAGAAGTGCCATTATCGCTAGGCGTAGTTGATGCCTTTAATGCAGCTGGTTTAGCCATTTTTGGCCCAACCAAAGGCGCGGCACAGCTTGAATCTTCAAAAGCTTTTACTAAAGACTTTTTAGCGCGCCACAACATTCCTACTGCTGACTACTCAAACTTCACTGAGATTGCACCGGCTAAAGCTTATGCGGCAATATTAACCGCTAAAACGGGTTTCCCTGTCGTGATTAAAGCCGATGGCTTAGCAGCGGGTAAAGGTGTAATCATCGCAGCAGACCAGGCAGAAGCCGATGCAGCCATTGATGACATGCTAGCGGGCAATAAGTTTGGTGATGCCGGTTCACGCGTAGTGATTGAAGAGTTTTTAAAAGGCGAAGAAGCCAGCTTTATCGTGATGGTAGACGGCAAAAACATTCTTGCTATGGCCACCAGCCAAGACCATAAAGCTCGTGACAATGCTGACCAAGGTCCTAACACCGGCGGAATGGGTGCATACTCACCAGCTCCTGTGGTAACACAAGCAGTACACGACTGGACTATCGCCAATGTTATTCGCCCAACGGTTGATGGTATGGCAGCTGAAGGTAATGTTTATACTGGATTTTTATACGCAGGCCTGATGATTTCACCAGACGGTAGCGCCAAAGTGCTTGAATACAACTGCCGTTTTGGTGATCCTGAAACCCAACCGATTATGATGCGCTTGCAGTCAGATATTGTTGAGCTTTGCTTAGCTGCGACTCGTGGTGAGTTAGATAAAGTCACTGCAGAATTTGATCCTCGTGCAGCTGTCGGAGTCGTCATGGCAGCTGGCGGTTATCCTGACGCGTACAACAAAGGCGACGTTATTGACGGCTTAACCCTTGGCGACACTAACGGTAAAGTGTTCCATGCGGGTACTAGCATGAAAGACGGCCATGTTGTCACTAACGGCGGCCGCGTATTGTGCGCCACCGCATTAGGCAACACAGTGACTGAAGCACAACAATCAGCTTATGCATTAGTAGATGCCATTCATTGGGATGACGTTTATTTCCGTACTGATATTGCTTATCGCGCTATTGCTCGTGAACAAGCTAAAAGCTAA
- the purH gene encoding bifunctional phosphoribosylaminoimidazolecarboxamide formyltransferase/IMP cyclohydrolase, producing MNNVRPIRRALLSVSDKTGILEFAQALHAQGVELLSTGGTAKLLADNNIPVMEVSDYTGHPEIMDGRVKTLHPKIHGGILARRGIDEIVMEQNAIKPIDLVAVNLYPFAETVAKPGCTLADAVENIDIGGPTMVRSTAKNHKDTTIVVNSKDYSRVIAEMQANNGSTTLETRFDLAIAAFEHTAAYDGMIANYFGTMVPAHSNDECHDDSTFPRTFNSQFVKKQDLRYGENSHQKAAFYVDTQIDEASVASAIQLQGKALSYNNIADTDSALECVKEFEGPACVIVKHANPCGVALGANLLEAYDRAFKTDPTSAFGGIIAFNQELDAQTAQAIVDRQFVEVIIAPKVSQAARAIIAAKANVRLLECGEWNTKTTSLDYKRVNGGLLIQDRDQGMVNLEDVKVVSKRQPTAEQLKDLMFCWKVAKFVKSNAIVYAKDGMTIGVGAGQMSRVYSAKIAGIKAADEGLVVENSVMASDAFFPFRDGIDAAAAAGISCIIQPGGSIRDEEIIAAADEHGMAMVFTGMRHFRH from the coding sequence ATGAATAATGTCAGACCAATTCGTCGCGCGCTATTAAGCGTATCAGATAAAACTGGAATCCTTGAGTTTGCACAAGCGCTGCATGCACAAGGTGTTGAACTCTTGTCTACGGGCGGTACTGCAAAGTTACTTGCAGACAATAATATCCCGGTAATGGAAGTGTCTGACTACACGGGTCACCCAGAAATTATGGATGGTCGTGTTAAAACCCTGCACCCAAAAATTCACGGTGGCATTCTTGCTCGCCGCGGCATTGACGAAATCGTCATGGAACAAAACGCCATTAAGCCAATCGATTTGGTTGCGGTTAACTTGTATCCATTTGCTGAAACCGTTGCCAAACCAGGCTGCACCTTAGCGGATGCTGTTGAGAACATCGACATCGGCGGCCCAACGATGGTGCGTTCAACCGCTAAAAACCACAAAGACACTACGATTGTGGTTAATTCAAAAGATTACAGCCGCGTGATTGCAGAAATGCAAGCCAACAACGGCAGCACCACCTTAGAAACGCGTTTTGACTTAGCCATTGCAGCCTTTGAACATACCGCTGCTTATGACGGCATGATCGCCAACTACTTCGGTACTATGGTGCCTGCGCACAGTAACGACGAATGTCATGACGATTCAACGTTCCCACGTACTTTCAACAGTCAGTTTGTCAAAAAACAAGACTTACGTTACGGTGAAAACAGCCACCAAAAAGCGGCGTTTTATGTCGACACGCAAATTGATGAAGCGTCTGTTGCCAGCGCGATTCAGCTACAAGGTAAGGCGTTGTCTTACAACAATATCGCCGACACAGATTCAGCACTTGAATGCGTTAAAGAATTTGAAGGCCCTGCCTGCGTTATCGTTAAGCACGCCAACCCTTGCGGTGTGGCATTAGGCGCTAACTTATTAGAAGCTTACGACCGCGCATTTAAAACCGACCCAACATCAGCGTTTGGGGGCATCATTGCCTTTAACCAAGAGTTAGATGCACAAACGGCGCAAGCCATTGTTGACCGCCAGTTTGTTGAAGTCATCATTGCCCCTAAAGTGAGCCAAGCCGCACGCGCCATCATTGCCGCTAAAGCAAACGTGCGTTTACTAGAATGTGGTGAGTGGAATACAAAAACAACTTCACTTGATTACAAACGCGTTAATGGTGGCTTGTTAATACAAGATCGCGATCAAGGCATGGTGAACCTAGAAGACGTTAAAGTCGTGTCTAAGCGTCAACCAACGGCTGAACAGTTAAAAGACTTAATGTTCTGCTGGAAAGTGGCTAAGTTTGTTAAATCTAACGCCATTGTTTACGCCAAAGACGGCATGACTATCGGTGTCGGTGCTGGCCAAATGAGCCGCGTATATTCAGCTAAAATAGCGGGAATAAAAGCTGCCGATGAAGGCCTAGTGGTTGAAAATTCAGTAATGGCATCTGACGCTTTCTTCCCATTCCGTGATGGTATCGACGCCGCTGCAGCTGCAGGTATTAGCTGCATCATTCAACCGGGCGGTTCAATTCGCGATGAAGAAATCATCGCCGCAGCAGACGAGCACGGTATGGCAATGGTGTTTACTGGCATGCGTCACTTCCGCCACTAA
- the zntR gene encoding Zn(2+)-responsive transcriptional regulator codes for MYRIGELSALYDIKADTLRFYEKHGLLSPSSRSDAGYRLYNHSDSERLKFILRAKAVGFSLKDIADLLSIEVDKSNRACADVKGLVDTKLEQVETKLAELQHFATSLKSLSNTCCGGPDSAEHCSILEALESSDKHIIAKKEHHHFANLGHKD; via the coding sequence ATGTATCGAATAGGCGAACTTTCAGCCTTGTATGACATCAAAGCTGACACATTACGATTTTACGAAAAACATGGTTTGCTGTCGCCATCAAGCCGATCTGATGCCGGATATCGGTTGTATAACCACAGCGACTCCGAACGACTTAAATTTATTTTACGTGCCAAAGCGGTGGGTTTCTCACTTAAGGATATCGCCGATTTGCTATCTATTGAGGTTGATAAGTCTAATCGAGCCTGTGCCGATGTTAAAGGTTTAGTCGATACTAAGCTTGAGCAAGTAGAAACGAAATTAGCTGAGCTACAACATTTTGCGACATCGCTAAAAAGTTTATCAAATACCTGTTGTGGTGGCCCAGATAGCGCCGAGCATTGCTCGATACTCGAAGCGTTAGAGTCGTCAGACAAGCATATTATTGCTAAAAAAGAACATCATCATTTTGCTAATTTGGGTCATAAGGATTAA
- a CDS encoding SO_0444 family Cu/Zn efflux transporter → MLLTNFLHLFLESAPWLLLGLVLAGLLKVFVPMAWMQKQLGGHGMKTVVKAALLGAPLPLCSCGVIPAAVGLRRAGASKAATTSFLVSTPETGVDSITVSYVLLGPFMAIVRPIAAITSAIVAGLLVGRDDDDGIPASASTKVKTATDSSASAKPVSCCAAKSTASSDASSEATSTCKTTAGTMQNASVKMTAIKSEPVKHESVLSPMTPARTFSANTTEAKQSCCGSKTADKPIESTSSACCSTTLKDDVKDDVKDETKAKTVASSCCSSKPEVQAEVAATSSCCASKSLSQVPSESSDEASCCASTQDMATELKHNSVFSRVLSGLHYAATDLVKDTTLWLLVGLFFAAIVQTYVPADFLVKWGDGILAMLVMVLVSIPMYICATASTPIAAGLLLAGVSPGAVLVFMMAGPATNIATLGVVTKELGKRALYGYLGGVIGVALVFGVLVNYLVDTFGFEVMPQIGEEHALLPQGVVAVSGIVLAVLMAKVLWDMIPKGNKEKGCCS, encoded by the coding sequence ATGTTATTGACCAATTTCCTTCATTTATTTTTAGAGTCTGCCCCTTGGTTGTTATTGGGCTTAGTGCTGGCAGGTTTGTTAAAAGTATTTGTGCCGATGGCATGGATGCAAAAGCAACTCGGCGGTCATGGAATGAAAACGGTGGTGAAGGCGGCATTATTAGGTGCGCCTTTACCTTTGTGTTCGTGTGGCGTTATTCCGGCAGCAGTAGGTTTGCGTCGAGCTGGCGCCTCAAAAGCCGCGACAACCTCTTTTTTAGTGTCTACCCCAGAAACTGGCGTTGACTCAATTACCGTATCCTATGTTTTACTCGGGCCTTTTATGGCGATTGTGCGCCCGATTGCGGCGATTACCAGTGCGATAGTGGCGGGTTTATTAGTGGGCCGAGATGACGATGATGGTATTCCTGCGTCAGCATCTACTAAAGTAAAAACAGCCACTGATTCATCAGCGAGTGCCAAGCCGGTATCATGCTGCGCAGCTAAATCAACTGCTAGCTCAGACGCCAGCTCTGAAGCGACATCAACATGTAAAACAACTGCTGGTACAATGCAAAATGCTAGCGTAAAAATGACTGCGATTAAGTCGGAACCCGTTAAGCATGAGTCTGTATTAAGCCCGATGACGCCAGCGCGTACATTTTCAGCTAATACTACAGAAGCAAAGCAGAGTTGTTGTGGCAGTAAAACTGCAGATAAACCAATTGAATCTACATCCTCAGCGTGTTGCAGTACTACATTAAAAGACGATGTAAAAGACGATGTAAAAGATGAGACAAAAGCTAAAACGGTTGCATCAAGCTGTTGCAGTAGCAAACCTGAGGTGCAAGCTGAAGTGGCAGCAACAAGCAGTTGTTGCGCCTCGAAATCGCTAAGCCAGGTACCAAGTGAAAGTAGTGATGAAGCCAGTTGCTGCGCATCGACTCAAGATATGGCAACAGAGTTGAAACACAACAGTGTATTTAGCCGTGTGTTATCGGGTTTGCATTACGCAGCCACAGATTTAGTCAAAGACACCACCTTGTGGTTATTAGTCGGGTTATTTTTTGCCGCCATCGTGCAGACTTATGTGCCGGCTGACTTTTTGGTTAAGTGGGGTGATGGCATTCTGGCGATGTTAGTGATGGTCCTCGTGTCGATCCCAATGTATATCTGTGCCACCGCTTCAACCCCCATTGCTGCAGGATTGCTATTAGCTGGAGTATCACCAGGTGCTGTACTAGTCTTTATGATGGCAGGCCCTGCGACCAACATTGCAACTTTAGGTGTGGTAACTAAAGAGCTAGGTAAGCGTGCATTATATGGCTATCTAGGTGGTGTTATCGGTGTGGCGTTAGTATTTGGTGTATTGGTCAATTATCTAGTTGATACCTTTGGTTTTGAAGTGATGCCGCAGATTGGTGAAGAGCATGCCTTATTACCTCAAGGTGTAGTGGCGGTTTCTGGTATCGTGCTAGCGGTGTTAATGGCCAAAGTATTGTGGGACATGATCCCAAAAGGCAATAAAGAGAAAGGTTGTTGCTCGTAA
- a CDS encoding S1/P1 nuclease produces the protein MKSSVLLNNMLLLVGSVLFTLTFSLPAKAFGQLGHRIVGQIAQANLSPTAQQKINQLTGGESLAQMSTWADEIRSDNTWDRAAPWHYISIEDDESWKTVKRNADGDIIESLQRFEKILVNPKASQQEKWQALAFYVHFVGDIHQPLHVGHSHDKGGNTIKLKWFGEHTNLHTVWDSKLIEQQQLSFTEYSDFLTRISEQQRKMWSGQSYYQWADESKALRQRAYQLEQNYQGEDDLRFNYVFTHKPIIEQRLQQAGIRLAEKLNAIFN, from the coding sequence ATGAAATCGTCTGTTTTACTGAATAACATGTTATTGCTAGTGGGCAGTGTATTGTTCACCTTAACGTTCAGCCTACCTGCCAAAGCATTTGGTCAATTAGGCCACAGAATTGTAGGCCAAATCGCTCAAGCCAATTTATCCCCGACAGCTCAACAGAAAATAAACCAACTGACAGGTGGCGAAAGCCTAGCGCAAATGTCAACTTGGGCAGATGAAATCCGCTCCGACAACACTTGGGATCGCGCTGCGCCATGGCATTACATTTCAATTGAAGACGATGAGTCGTGGAAAACGGTTAAGCGCAATGCTGATGGCGATATCATCGAAAGTTTGCAACGATTTGAAAAAATATTAGTAAACCCTAAAGCCAGCCAACAAGAGAAATGGCAAGCATTGGCATTTTACGTACATTTTGTCGGCGACATTCATCAACCACTACATGTGGGTCACAGCCATGATAAAGGTGGAAATACAATTAAACTCAAGTGGTTTGGTGAGCACACAAATTTGCATACTGTGTGGGACAGCAAACTAATTGAACAGCAGCAGTTAAGCTTTACAGAGTACAGTGATTTTTTAACGCGTATTAGCGAACAACAACGCAAAATGTGGAGTGGTCAAAGCTATTATCAATGGGCTGATGAGTCGAAAGCATTAAGGCAAAGGGCTTACCAGCTCGAACAGAATTATCAAGGTGAAGACGATTTACGTTTTAACTATGTATTTACCCATAAACCCATTATCGAGCAGCGATTGCAGCAAGCTGGCATTAGATTGGCTGAAAAACTCAACGCTATTTTTAACTAG
- a CDS encoding TonB-dependent receptor — MLLNHKISRLALATCFAMGIALPAIAADTASDIRGQIIGPAGNAVTDAKITIIHQPTGTVTEVPVSANGQFTARGLRVGGPYIIKVDSDVFADTVEDNVYLGLGETFRFNRTLEATSTMERVGVVGSASFHRSAGGNSDFGEQDIANAPGISRDLKDVLRQNPMAVVGTDGISMSVAGMNPRFNTFVVDGISQNDDFGLNSNGYPTQRSPISIDAVESVALNVSPYSARSGGFTGAQINAVTKSGTNDLSGTVFWETTNDSMAGDGKDQDSGDTLTQDFEETTFGGTVGFPLIKDTLFFFGSYENFDAPTSAEWGPKGAGFANESDVTSEDLIRIEQIAQSIYGLDSIGGYTTSPQEKDEKILAKVDWNINDQHRASFTYQSTIGNVTNNMSSGDSLLKLSSTWYDKEETLETYAANLYSDWTDDFSTEIKIAYKDTTTKSKTIDDLGIGMVSVQTFEKSGDKVIFGTDSSRQANELNNQNLELRFVGDYYLGDHDIGFGAQYNSVEIFNLFAQDVLGNWEFDSIDNLAAGAVDSFRYQNAASGNPNDVSASFNMDTLALFVEDSWDITADLELTFGMRYETISMSDTPAINENFVNRYGFANNETLDGQDIWLPRVGLKYLLSDDVTLYGGVGRYSGGSPSVWISNSFSNDGNSLLSYNEGWNPVWGTPDFGNVPADAQAGLVGGDGNVNAIDPNFELPSDWRASIGFDSTWDLGALGDNWFVGGEFLYIQKENDLAWVDLARRQVKTDATGRVVYETWDPLANNGAGGNTERYDLMLTNAEDDGSSKTLSLSIAKEWDMGLSMRAGYAYNSVEEGNQGSSSTATSNYQYTPVQYDRNGTTMGTGYYETPHRFTFSLGYDVEFVAGYNSSFNLFYEAREGNPLTWTLGSYRDGNLGDQSKFAGASYYLPYIPTGADDANVEYAGGLTYEEFKAAIDEIGLGQYAGGIAPKGTDNQPWIHQLDFRFTQELPGFTDEHKGILYFDIKNVLNLVNEDWGVVEYQSFNSAKLVDHDYNAATGVYTYSVPFGQDGIETNNYDTYDINKSAWQLKVGVKYKF; from the coding sequence ATGTTGCTTAATCATAAAATCAGTCGTCTCGCGCTCGCGACATGTTTTGCTATGGGAATTGCTTTACCTGCAATAGCGGCAGATACCGCATCTGATATTCGTGGTCAGATTATAGGTCCTGCTGGTAATGCTGTTACTGATGCAAAAATTACTATTATCCATCAGCCTACCGGTACCGTTACCGAAGTTCCTGTTTCTGCTAATGGGCAATTTACTGCCCGCGGTTTACGTGTCGGTGGTCCTTACATTATTAAAGTCGATTCTGATGTGTTTGCTGACACAGTTGAAGACAATGTCTACTTAGGATTAGGCGAAACATTCCGTTTTAACCGCACACTAGAAGCCACTTCTACGATGGAGCGTGTTGGTGTCGTTGGCAGTGCAAGCTTTCATCGCAGCGCCGGCGGTAACAGTGACTTTGGTGAGCAAGATATCGCTAACGCACCCGGTATTAGCCGTGATTTAAAAGATGTGTTGCGCCAAAACCCAATGGCTGTTGTGGGTACCGACGGTATTTCAATGAGCGTGGCGGGCATGAACCCACGTTTTAACACTTTTGTGGTAGACGGTATTTCTCAAAACGATGATTTTGGACTTAATTCAAATGGCTACCCAACTCAGCGTTCACCTATTTCTATCGATGCAGTGGAGAGTGTAGCGCTTAACGTATCGCCTTACTCTGCTCGTAGTGGTGGTTTTACCGGCGCACAAATTAATGCAGTAACTAAGTCGGGCACCAATGATTTATCCGGGACTGTTTTTTGGGAAACCACCAACGACAGCATGGCGGGTGATGGTAAAGACCAGGACTCTGGTGACACCTTAACCCAAGATTTTGAAGAGACCACATTCGGCGGCACGGTTGGTTTTCCTCTGATTAAAGACACTTTGTTTTTCTTTGGCTCATATGAAAACTTTGATGCACCAACGTCGGCAGAGTGGGGGCCAAAGGGCGCTGGTTTTGCCAATGAGTCAGATGTGACCTCAGAAGATCTAATTCGAATAGAACAAATTGCTCAGTCTATATATGGTCTTGATAGCATTGGCGGTTACACCACCTCACCACAAGAAAAAGATGAAAAAATCTTAGCTAAAGTGGATTGGAATATTAACGACCAACACCGTGCCAGTTTTACTTATCAATCGACCATAGGTAATGTAACCAACAACATGTCATCAGGTGATTCGTTATTAAAATTATCAAGCACTTGGTATGACAAAGAAGAAACTTTAGAAACCTACGCGGCCAACTTATACAGCGATTGGACTGACGATTTTAGTACTGAAATCAAAATCGCTTACAAAGATACCACCACTAAATCGAAAACCATTGATGATTTAGGCATAGGTATGGTGTCGGTACAAACCTTCGAAAAGTCAGGTGACAAAGTCATTTTTGGCACTGACAGTTCTCGCCAAGCAAATGAATTAAATAACCAAAATCTTGAGCTACGTTTTGTGGGTGATTATTACCTAGGCGACCACGATATTGGCTTTGGTGCTCAGTACAATAGCGTTGAAATATTCAACTTATTTGCTCAAGATGTGTTGGGCAATTGGGAGTTTGATTCTATTGATAACTTAGCGGCAGGCGCCGTCGATAGTTTCCGTTATCAAAATGCGGCTTCGGGTAATCCAAATGATGTGAGTGCCAGTTTTAACATGGACACCTTGGCATTATTTGTTGAAGACTCATGGGATATTACGGCCGATTTAGAGCTCACGTTCGGTATGCGTTATGAAACCATTAGCATGTCAGATACTCCAGCCATTAATGAAAACTTTGTTAATCGATATGGGTTTGCTAACAACGAAACCTTAGATGGCCAAGATATTTGGTTACCTCGTGTAGGGCTTAAATACTTATTAAGTGATGATGTGACCTTATACGGTGGTGTAGGCCGTTACAGTGGTGGCTCACCATCTGTTTGGATTTCAAATAGCTTTTCAAATGATGGCAACAGCTTATTAAGCTATAACGAAGGTTGGAACCCAGTATGGGGCACTCCAGATTTTGGCAATGTTCCAGCAGATGCTCAAGCGGGTTTAGTGGGTGGCGACGGTAATGTTAATGCCATCGACCCTAACTTTGAGTTACCTTCAGACTGGCGTGCAAGTATTGGTTTTGACAGTACGTGGGATTTAGGTGCCTTAGGTGATAATTGGTTTGTGGGTGGTGAGTTTTTATACATTCAAAAAGAAAACGACTTAGCATGGGTTGATTTAGCCCGTCGCCAAGTGAAAACCGATGCCACTGGCCGTGTGGTTTATGAAACCTGGGACCCATTAGCTAATAATGGTGCTGGTGGTAATACCGAGCGTTATGACCTCATGTTAACCAATGCTGAAGATGATGGCTCCAGTAAGACGTTAAGTTTGTCGATTGCCAAAGAGTGGGATATGGGCCTTAGCATGCGTGCAGGTTATGCTTATAACTCAGTTGAAGAAGGCAACCAAGGCTCGTCGTCTACTGCAACGTCTAACTATCAATATACCCCAGTACAATATGATCGTAATGGCACCACTATGGGCACTGGCTATTATGAAACACCGCATCGCTTCACCTTTAGCTTGGGTTATGACGTAGAGTTTGTTGCAGGCTACAACTCTAGCTTTAACTTATTCTACGAAGCGCGTGAAGGTAACCCATTAACGTGGACACTAGGTTCATATCGTGATGGCAATTTAGGTGACCAAAGCAAGTTTGCTGGCGCATCATATTATCTACCTTACATTCCAACAGGTGCTGATGATGCTAATGTTGAGTATGCTGGTGGATTAACTTATGAGGAGTTTAAAGCGGCAATTGATGAAATAGGTTTAGGCCAATATGCCGGTGGTATAGCACCAAAAGGCACCGACAACCAACCATGGATACATCAGCTAGACTTCCGCTTTACGCAAGAATTACCAGGGTTTACTGACGAGCATAAAGGTATTTTATACTTCGATATCAAAAACGTACTTAACCTAGTTAATGAAGATTGGGGCGTGGTTGAATACCAAAGCTTTAACAGCGCTAAGTTGGTTGATCATGACTACAATGCGGCGACGGGAGTTTATACTTATTCTGTTCCATTTGGCCAAGATGGTATTGAGACTAACAATTACGATACTTATGACATCAACAAATCAGCTTGGCAGCTTAAAGTGGGCGTGAAGTACAAGTTCTAA
- a CDS encoding LysR family transcriptional regulator, producing MDLNRVQIFSQVVEQGSFTGAARALGITKATVSRKIADLEADAGVQLLFRTTRSLKLTEAGSSYYHRISKILQDLQNAEDLLSASQQDIKGNLKVICPIELGQLFLGRILARFLAAYPNITIDAELTNRKIDVIEEGVDFLFQITEQRDPKLQSYSLVTASRLLMASPNYLKRHGTPQIPQDLMFHTAIKLQSAHIDGGWRIFDGSQWLDLDPPAQLKVNNVTFAREAAIEGLGITAVPVFIAQEAIDSKQLIPILEDFPMMQTKVTLSFPQRVYLPRKYRVFVEFLYAALFEHWGEGVLEIPDFVQQSNHN from the coding sequence ATGGATCTCAATCGCGTTCAAATATTCTCGCAAGTCGTAGAACAAGGTAGTTTTACCGGTGCAGCCAGAGCACTGGGAATAACCAAAGCCACTGTGAGTCGTAAAATCGCAGATCTAGAAGCCGATGCCGGTGTGCAATTACTGTTTCGCACCACAAGGTCATTGAAACTGACTGAAGCGGGTTCAAGTTATTACCATCGCATTAGTAAAATTCTACAAGATTTACAAAATGCCGAAGATCTTCTCAGTGCGAGCCAGCAAGACATCAAAGGCAATTTAAAAGTGATTTGCCCTATCGAGCTAGGACAATTATTTTTAGGTCGTATTCTTGCGCGGTTTCTGGCGGCTTACCCTAATATCACCATCGATGCAGAACTGACTAACCGTAAAATTGATGTGATTGAAGAAGGGGTCGATTTTCTATTTCAAATTACCGAACAACGTGATCCTAAGCTGCAAAGCTACTCGTTAGTCACCGCTAGCCGGTTGTTAATGGCAAGTCCAAATTACCTTAAGCGTCATGGCACACCACAAATACCGCAAGATTTAATGTTCCACACCGCAATTAAGTTACAGTCGGCCCACATTGATGGTGGCTGGCGTATTTTTGATGGCAGCCAATGGCTTGATCTCGATCCCCCTGCACAGCTAAAAGTCAATAATGTCACCTTTGCCCGAGAGGCTGCTATTGAAGGTCTAGGCATTACTGCGGTACCGGTTTTTATTGCACAAGAAGCCATCGACAGTAAGCAACTGATACCGATATTAGAAGACTTTCCAATGATGCAAACCAAGGTCACCCTGAGTTTTCCACAGCGCGTATATTTACCCCGTAAATACCGAGTGTTTGTAGAGTTTTTATACGCCGCCTTGTTTGAGCATTGGGGCGAAGGTGTACTTGAGATCCCCGATTTTGTCCAACAAAGCAATCATAATTAA
- a CDS encoding HlyD family secretion protein encodes MSINKRLVLVPGIIVVLVVAGVYWWSQVRYIESTDNAYVEADISNISVKVPGYIVQSAVVDNQHVNKGELLAQLEDSQFVAKLAQSKAVLASTQANLQTLAAKVDLQQALINQAKATVVASQSEQLIAQQQLKRSQKLKISNYSSQNDVDQLQAGFDSASAHVDEAQAALVAKQRELSVFNAQLLQVQADVDQAMASVELANIQLVDTRVTAPFAGIIGKRGAMVGQYVQPGQALFSLVPDAQVWITANFKETQIEHMQAGQAVKVSLDAYPDDVFSGFIDSLAPASGSKFSLLPAENATGNFTKIVQRIPVRIRLERDQPSSAIGRILPGLSAVVEVDTESATQSHELAKATAGQAMSVTAGH; translated from the coding sequence ATGTCTATCAATAAGCGGTTAGTGTTAGTGCCAGGTATTATCGTTGTGTTAGTTGTTGCAGGCGTTTATTGGTGGTCACAAGTTCGATATATCGAGTCAACGGACAATGCTTATGTTGAGGCTGATATTTCCAATATCAGTGTAAAAGTTCCCGGCTATATTGTGCAATCTGCTGTGGTTGATAATCAACACGTCAACAAAGGTGAACTGCTGGCTCAATTGGAAGACAGCCAATTTGTTGCCAAGCTAGCTCAAAGCAAAGCTGTGTTAGCGAGTACCCAAGCAAACTTGCAAACTCTAGCGGCAAAGGTTGATTTACAACAGGCATTAATTAATCAAGCGAAGGCTACCGTTGTGGCTTCACAGTCAGAGCAGTTAATTGCGCAACAACAATTGAAGCGTTCACAGAAATTAAAAATCAGTAATTACAGTTCACAAAATGATGTTGACCAACTTCAGGCAGGTTTCGATTCAGCATCGGCTCATGTCGATGAGGCGCAAGCTGCATTAGTGGCTAAACAGCGTGAATTGTCGGTATTTAATGCGCAATTATTACAAGTACAAGCGGATGTCGATCAGGCAATGGCCAGTGTCGAGTTGGCTAATATTCAATTGGTGGATACACGTGTTACTGCACCTTTTGCAGGGATTATAGGTAAGCGTGGTGCAATGGTGGGCCAGTATGTTCAACCAGGGCAAGCATTGTTTAGCTTAGTGCCAGATGCACAAGTGTGGATTACGGCTAACTTTAAAGAAACTCAAATTGAGCACATGCAAGCCGGACAAGCCGTTAAGGTGAGTTTAGATGCTTATCCTGATGATGTGTTTAGCGGATTTATCGACAGTTTAGCACCTGCATCGGGTTCTAAATTTAGCTTGTTACCCGCAGAGAATGCGACCGGTAACTTTACCAAAATTGTTCAACGTATTCCGGTGCGTATTCGTCTTGAACGTGATCAACCCTCATCTGCTATTGGGCGTATTTTACCAGGATTAAGCGCTGTGGTTGAAGTCGATACTGAGTCTGCAACCCAATCTCACGAACTCGCTAAGGCAACAGCTGGTCAAGCAATGTCTGTGACTGCAGGGCATTAA